One Streptomyces mobaraensis NBRC 13819 = DSM 40847 DNA segment encodes these proteins:
- a CDS encoding RNA polymerase sigma factor → MTEGVPDGEDPMERWPDADRLSFWAFHLARRRDYMRFAYARLGSDADAEEAVDLAFEAVMHSWPRMLRMAHLEQYAWTILKHRICDQWRRRRRRPEPMDTDAFEAALRDQAEDPYELLADFIQLNEAISGLSERQRDAVVLRYRIGYTTSEAAELLGIEEATVRSHVSQACRRLARVLRTGVTGAPRGEGTPGAPGAPEATADTAPREETP, encoded by the coding sequence GTGACTGAGGGGGTGCCCGACGGGGAAGACCCGATGGAGCGGTGGCCGGACGCCGACCGGCTGTCGTTCTGGGCCTTCCACCTCGCCCGCAGACGGGACTACATGCGGTTCGCCTACGCCCGGTTGGGGTCCGACGCCGACGCGGAGGAGGCGGTGGACCTCGCCTTCGAAGCCGTCATGCACAGCTGGCCCCGCATGCTGCGGATGGCCCACCTGGAGCAGTACGCCTGGACGATCCTCAAGCACCGCATCTGCGACCAGTGGCGCCGCCGCAGGCGCCGCCCCGAGCCCATGGACACCGACGCCTTCGAGGCCGCCCTCCGCGACCAGGCCGAGGACCCCTATGAACTCCTCGCCGATTTCATACAGTTGAACGAGGCCATCAGCGGTCTGAGTGAGCGCCAGCGGGACGCGGTTGTGCTTCGGTACCGCATCGGCTACACCACCTCCGAAGCGGCGGAACTGCTGGGCATCGAGGAGGCCACCGTGCGCTCCCACGTCAGCCAGGCATGCCGGCGGCTGGCCCGGGTGCTGCGGACGGGCGTCACCGGAGCACCGCGCGGCGAAGGGACCCCGGGCGCCCCCGGGGCCCCGGAGGCCACGGCCGACACCGCACCGCGGGAGGAGACCCCATGA
- the glgB gene encoding 1,4-alpha-glucan branching enzyme has translation MTARPSSHEPPSGFVPATFLPGRRRPGSPPAPAGGRGVRPAPRPDEAERARLLSGAHHDPHALLGAHHAPGGVAFRVLRPYARAVTVVAKGLRAELLPEGDGFFGGVLPLREIPEYRLHVAYEDNEAGEVGEVSEVEIDDPYRFLPALGELDLYLIGEGRHEQLWQALGAWPMTHQGVTGTRFTVWAPNALGVRVAGGFNLWDGTAHPMRSLGATGVWELFVPGVGEGELYKFDITRPDGTHTLRADPMARRTEAPPATASVVHVSHHEWGDGDWMARRGDRPAHTAPFSVYEVHLPSWRPGLGYRQLAEQLSAYVTDLGFTHVEFLPVAEHPYGGSWGYQVTGFYAPTARLGTPDEFKYLVDRLHQAGIGVLVDWVPAHFPRDAWALAEFDGRPLYEPADPLRAAHPDWGTLEFDYGRTEVRNFLVANAVYWCEEYHIDGLRVDAVASMLYLDYSRGPGQWTPNEHGGRENLDAVAFLQEMNATVYRRCPGIVTVAEESTAWDGVTRATHHVGPGGFGGLGFGLKWNMGWMHDSLEYMAKEPVHRKYHHGEMTFAMVYAYSENYVLPISHDEVVHGKRSLVSKMPGDWWQQRANHRAFLGFMWSHPGKQLLFMGQEFAQGAEWSEGHGPDWWLLDPTYAAGGDHRGVRDLVRDLNARYRATPALWEYDTVPDGFSWVVGDAAEDNVLAFLRFAADGSPLLAVSNFSPVVRTGYRLGVPAGTAVWEECLNTDAARYGGSGVGNPDPVKALPVGRHGRPASIEPTLPPLATVWFRPG, from the coding sequence GTGACCGCTCGACCGTCGTCCCACGAGCCCCCCAGCGGGTTCGTCCCCGCCACGTTCCTGCCCGGCCGCCGACGCCCCGGCTCCCCGCCCGCGCCGGCCGGCGGGCGGGGGGTGCGGCCCGCACCACGCCCGGACGAGGCCGAGCGCGCACGGCTGCTGAGCGGCGCCCACCACGATCCGCACGCCCTGCTGGGCGCCCACCACGCCCCGGGCGGGGTGGCGTTCCGGGTGCTCCGCCCGTACGCCCGCGCGGTGACCGTGGTGGCCAAGGGGCTGCGGGCGGAGCTGCTCCCGGAGGGGGACGGCTTCTTCGGCGGGGTGCTGCCGCTGCGGGAGATCCCCGAGTACCGGCTGCACGTGGCGTACGAAGACAACGAGGCGGGCGAGGTCGGTGAGGTCAGCGAGGTCGAGATCGACGATCCGTACCGCTTCCTGCCCGCCCTCGGCGAGCTCGACCTCTACCTGATCGGCGAGGGGCGCCACGAACAGCTGTGGCAGGCGCTCGGCGCGTGGCCGATGACGCACCAGGGGGTGACGGGCACCCGGTTCACGGTGTGGGCGCCGAACGCCCTCGGGGTGCGGGTGGCGGGCGGGTTCAACCTCTGGGACGGCACGGCCCACCCGATGCGCTCGCTGGGGGCGACGGGGGTGTGGGAGCTGTTCGTCCCGGGGGTCGGCGAGGGCGAGTTGTACAAGTTCGACATCACCCGGCCCGACGGGACGCACACCCTGCGGGCCGACCCGATGGCCCGGCGCACGGAGGCGCCGCCCGCCACCGCGTCGGTGGTGCACGTCTCGCACCACGAGTGGGGCGACGGCGACTGGATGGCCCGGCGCGGCGACCGGCCGGCGCACACGGCGCCGTTCTCCGTCTACGAGGTGCACCTGCCGTCCTGGCGGCCCGGCCTGGGCTACCGGCAGCTGGCCGAGCAGCTCTCCGCGTACGTGACGGACCTGGGCTTCACGCACGTGGAGTTCCTGCCGGTCGCGGAGCACCCGTACGGCGGCTCGTGGGGCTACCAGGTGACGGGCTTCTACGCGCCGACCGCCCGGCTGGGCACGCCGGACGAGTTCAAGTACCTGGTGGACAGGCTGCACCAGGCGGGCATCGGGGTGCTGGTCGACTGGGTGCCGGCGCACTTCCCGCGGGACGCATGGGCGCTGGCGGAGTTCGACGGGCGTCCGCTGTACGAGCCGGCCGACCCGCTGCGGGCGGCGCATCCGGACTGGGGGACGCTGGAGTTCGACTACGGGCGCACGGAGGTGCGCAACTTCCTGGTGGCGAACGCCGTCTACTGGTGCGAGGAGTACCACATCGACGGGCTGCGGGTGGACGCCGTCGCCTCGATGCTCTACCTCGACTACTCGCGCGGGCCCGGTCAGTGGACGCCCAACGAGCACGGCGGGCGGGAGAACCTGGACGCGGTGGCGTTCCTCCAGGAGATGAACGCCACCGTCTACCGGCGCTGCCCGGGGATCGTCACGGTGGCGGAGGAGTCCACCGCCTGGGACGGGGTCACCCGGGCCACCCACCACGTGGGGCCGGGCGGCTTCGGCGGGCTGGGCTTCGGGCTGAAGTGGAACATGGGCTGGATGCACGACTCGCTGGAGTACATGGCGAAGGAGCCGGTGCACCGCAAGTACCACCACGGCGAGATGACGTTCGCCATGGTCTACGCGTACAGCGAGAACTACGTGCTGCCGATCTCGCACGACGAGGTGGTGCACGGGAAGCGGTCCCTGGTGTCGAAGATGCCGGGCGACTGGTGGCAGCAGCGGGCCAACCACCGGGCCTTCCTGGGGTTCATGTGGTCCCATCCGGGCAAGCAACTGCTCTTCATGGGCCAGGAGTTCGCCCAGGGGGCCGAGTGGTCGGAGGGGCATGGACCGGACTGGTGGCTGCTCGACCCCACGTACGCGGCCGGGGGCGACCACCGGGGCGTACGGGACCTCGTCCGCGACCTCAACGCCCGCTACCGGGCCACGCCCGCGCTGTGGGAGTACGACACGGTGCCGGACGGCTTCTCCTGGGTCGTCGGCGACGCGGCGGAGGACAACGTCCTCGCCTTCCTCCGCTTCGCCGCCGACGGCTCGCCGCTGCTGGCGGTGAGCAACTTCTCGCCCGTCGTCCGGACCGGGTACCGGCTGGGGGTGCCGGCCGGGACGGCGGTCTGGGAGGAGTGCCTCAACACGGACGCGGCCCGGTACGGCGGCAGCGGCGTCGGCAACCCCGATCCCGTCAAGGCGCTCCCGGTGGGCCGGCACGGGCGGCCCGCGAGCATCGAGCCGACGCTGCCGCCGCTGGCGACGGTGTGGTTCCGGCCGGGGTGA